One region of Jonesiaceae bacterium BS-20 genomic DNA includes:
- a CDS encoding TIGR03089 family protein, which yields MSSPQTYIADSLSKITLDPGQPRLTWYGADFERIELSGAVLNNWVNKTTNLLVEEFDCEPGVEVCLALPAHWRSIIWALATLRTGSTLTLGEPSATATVLVTTDPASDSAAGRSKRTDLVAVTLAALARKYDGELPAGAIDAASAVMTYGDAIWQTLPTDPSELAIAHGDTQMTFADLSTWAAPSIAKRVLIRCPQVAPDLSAPQADEANAHALLSVVQQCISIWAAGGSVVLLGAQMVAELAEDPQRLERLIASEQVTSGN from the coding sequence ATGAGTTCACCACAGACCTATATTGCAGATTCTTTGTCCAAGATCACACTCGACCCGGGGCAGCCCCGATTGACCTGGTACGGAGCAGATTTTGAACGGATCGAACTCTCCGGGGCGGTTCTCAATAACTGGGTCAACAAGACTACCAACCTGTTGGTTGAGGAGTTTGATTGTGAGCCCGGCGTAGAGGTCTGTTTGGCCCTGCCAGCCCACTGGCGCTCGATCATTTGGGCCCTAGCCACGCTACGCACCGGCAGCACACTGACACTTGGCGAACCATCAGCAACCGCAACGGTTCTAGTCACTACGGACCCCGCGTCCGACTCCGCAGCGGGGCGCAGCAAGCGCACCGATTTGGTTGCCGTGACGCTCGCGGCCTTGGCTCGTAAGTACGACGGTGAATTACCCGCCGGTGCTATCGATGCAGCCTCAGCCGTCATGACTTACGGGGACGCCATTTGGCAGACCCTGCCAACCGACCCGAGCGAGCTGGCAATTGCCCACGGGGACACCCAAATGACATTCGCGGACCTGTCTACATGGGCAGCTCCATCCATTGCAAAGCGGGTACTCATTCGGTGCCCGCAAGTTGCACCAGACCTTTCTGCACCCCAAGCCGACGAGGCTAACGCCCACGCCCTGCTATCTGTTGTCCAGCAATGCATCAGCATTTGGGCTGCTGGCGGCTCGGTAGTGCTTCTGGGTGCCCAGATGGTTGCCGAGCTAGCCGAGGACCCGCAGCGGCTCGAACGCCTCATTGCAAGTGAACAGGTGACCAGCGGTAATTAG
- a CDS encoding WhiB family transcriptional regulator, whose product MWNLLKEDGPLPTDVNRPAEPARVGSPVLSLLGNMGDDSAMSWQERALCAQTDPEAFFPEKGGSTREAKKVCVACEVRTQCLEYALAKDERFGIWGGLSERERRKLKKRAL is encoded by the coding sequence ATGTGGAACCTGCTCAAAGAGGACGGCCCGTTACCAACAGATGTAAATCGCCCGGCAGAACCAGCACGCGTGGGATCTCCGGTCCTTTCACTGCTAGGTAACATGGGCGATGACTCAGCAATGAGCTGGCAAGAGCGGGCGCTTTGCGCCCAGACCGACCCGGAAGCGTTCTTTCCTGAAAAAGGAGGCTCGACCCGGGAGGCAAAGAAGGTGTGCGTGGCCTGCGAGGTCCGCACGCAGTGCCTGGAATATGCGCTTGCCAAAGATGAGCGGTTTGGTATTTGGGGTGGGCTTTCAGAACGTGAGCGCCGCAAACTGAAGAAGCGTGCGCTGTAA
- a CDS encoding glycosyltransferase, producing MTTSKLPQGPSENTPVRGIPVVSAGAAPMQKEHLLEMDAIVPQTPAQQTVDRDVTAIVVTNGFTPYLQNLLDSVLCQTVVPAEIIIVDVAHKGPLTLPAETVAAALCPINVLWAPRAKTFGQGVGVALKQAPDALKAPWLWLLHDDTVVRPDVLEQLIQETRNNTSVSIAGPKQIRLGSTKDLVHVGYSVATGGQRLSGVEQTEFDQGQHDAREDVFAVSLNAALVRTSLWLDLKSTDPTYGRYGDSLDFCRRARLAGHRVVVVPHAVVEHAQASLMGLRGHGELVIPQKPTVLDEDQDNRTYFARLRSSLYYSATSYPAIMVPVIWLASVLAAPLRSLARVAVKQPRQAVAELLAPFWLFTKLGNALGASLRMSAIKQVPRSALRELMISHREVLSHRRDVRLSRATLRKQLYGPSELDAREFKLVRNRRRTTFTFVLLGLSAVTLVAFWDMLAAFTGAKRIIGGALLPLQATLSDLWQSWTGGWVRDGLGASAPADPIVFTLMPFVGLTGGDAQLAVNLLVLLALVLSGIGAWFAAGSITRALTVRAWVTILWVAAPSLLIGLSQGRLGGIITHAALPWLVLALVRTFDLQQVDQRSKLRFRQQQQAEALLESKLTQTSLVSQVEQLTHPVSDTEDPELNQAEGDGTEELPDASQQVARAARSTRSLAALGGASLLFAIVVTGSPVLLLPGLLILALLMLFVPRARLLVAVPIPALALMGPLLVRAFVNREHDGWRILFADPGVPFGYQSAAPWQNLLGLPVSQALPDFSAGWGAFLSALLPYAIGAIVLVGALLALLRSGRRGTIVRLLWVTALIGFATAVISSKVIVASGATAGVTGWAGAGISLGYLALLGACAIGVTDLSLKASSTNFGWRQISLGLATILVFAVPIGALVTWSTDRSFAEHATALEQLDRNIVPAVAQQMQTSGRQARVLAISPDSAESVDYQLFHRDGSQMLEASTVVNISHMSGRPDDIAQLVAHLSRGLEPEDQQPAALRLGAMGVGAVLVPAGTNPEIANLVGRLDTIVGLQRVTENETGTVWRVEPQEVRVDLESLQSTLGDKEDHQNNAIILPAEPAWAVLYDRTGGIIFDNARPLAATRLAVSAELEPATTDQVIVIAENAAPGWTATINGSVVPRVTVNGKQGFELTEFAATGGTLEISYERASQIPWLVLQGTVLVVFGLLAIPMRRKGV from the coding sequence ATGACTACTTCTAAATTGCCCCAAGGCCCAAGCGAAAACACCCCTGTGCGGGGCATTCCGGTGGTGAGTGCCGGGGCCGCGCCCATGCAAAAGGAACACTTGCTCGAAATGGACGCCATTGTGCCGCAGACTCCGGCTCAGCAGACCGTTGATCGTGATGTCACCGCAATTGTGGTCACAAACGGGTTTACCCCGTATCTGCAGAACCTTCTAGATTCGGTTTTGTGTCAGACGGTCGTGCCGGCGGAGATTATCATCGTCGATGTCGCACACAAGGGCCCTTTGACTCTCCCCGCCGAGACCGTGGCGGCTGCGCTATGCCCTATTAACGTCTTGTGGGCCCCTAGAGCGAAGACATTTGGTCAAGGTGTAGGAGTTGCGCTGAAGCAAGCCCCGGACGCCTTAAAGGCCCCTTGGCTGTGGCTCCTGCATGACGACACGGTCGTACGCCCGGACGTTTTAGAACAACTCATTCAAGAGACCCGCAACAACACCTCAGTTTCGATTGCCGGGCCAAAGCAAATTCGATTGGGGTCAACCAAAGACCTCGTTCACGTGGGTTACTCCGTGGCGACCGGGGGGCAGCGCCTGTCCGGTGTTGAGCAGACCGAGTTTGACCAGGGGCAGCATGACGCCCGCGAAGACGTATTTGCGGTCAGCCTGAACGCCGCCCTTGTCCGGACCTCGCTGTGGCTCGATCTCAAGAGCACCGACCCAACGTACGGGCGCTACGGTGACTCCCTCGACTTTTGCCGCCGGGCCCGGCTAGCCGGACACCGCGTGGTAGTGGTTCCACACGCGGTTGTTGAGCACGCCCAAGCAAGCCTGATGGGCTTGCGCGGACACGGCGAACTTGTGATCCCGCAAAAGCCCACGGTTCTGGATGAGGACCAAGACAACCGCACCTATTTTGCGCGGCTGCGGTCCTCGTTGTATTACTCGGCTACCTCTTACCCGGCAATCATGGTGCCGGTCATCTGGTTGGCATCGGTTTTGGCTGCGCCCCTGCGATCCCTCGCCCGGGTCGCGGTCAAGCAACCGCGGCAGGCCGTTGCTGAGCTGCTGGCGCCGTTTTGGTTGTTCACCAAGTTGGGTAACGCACTTGGTGCATCCCTACGCATGAGCGCTATCAAACAGGTGCCGCGATCGGCTCTGCGGGAACTGATGATTAGCCACCGCGAGGTCTTGTCGCACCGCCGTGACGTAAGGCTCTCGAGGGCGACGCTGCGCAAACAGCTGTACGGTCCGAGCGAGCTCGATGCTCGCGAGTTCAAACTCGTTCGCAACCGCAGGCGCACCACGTTCACGTTTGTTCTCTTGGGATTGAGCGCGGTGACGCTCGTTGCGTTTTGGGACATGCTGGCGGCGTTCACGGGCGCCAAGCGGATCATTGGTGGCGCGTTGCTACCGCTCCAGGCAACGTTGAGCGACCTGTGGCAGTCCTGGACCGGGGGATGGGTACGTGATGGCCTTGGGGCCTCCGCACCCGCGGACCCGATTGTCTTTACGCTCATGCCGTTTGTTGGGTTGACCGGTGGTGACGCGCAATTAGCCGTGAACCTGTTGGTGCTGCTGGCACTGGTTCTGAGCGGGATTGGCGCGTGGTTTGCTGCCGGGAGCATCACGCGTGCGCTCACGGTGCGCGCTTGGGTAACGATTCTGTGGGTCGCCGCGCCATCATTGCTCATAGGCCTGAGCCAGGGGCGGTTGGGCGGCATCATCACCCACGCGGCCCTGCCGTGGCTGGTACTTGCCTTGGTGCGCACGTTTGACCTGCAACAGGTTGACCAACGCAGCAAGTTGCGGTTCCGCCAGCAACAGCAGGCTGAGGCACTCCTGGAATCTAAACTGACCCAGACCTCGCTGGTTTCTCAGGTGGAGCAACTGACCCATCCGGTGAGCGACACAGAAGACCCAGAGCTGAACCAAGCGGAGGGGGACGGTACAGAAGAACTTCCCGATGCCTCCCAACAGGTCGCACGTGCGGCCAGATCGACCCGGTCACTGGCCGCGTTGGGTGGGGCTTCACTCCTGTTTGCAATTGTGGTTACCGGTTCCCCGGTTCTGCTGTTGCCCGGACTGCTGATCCTTGCGCTTCTCATGTTGTTTGTGCCGCGCGCACGCCTGCTCGTTGCCGTACCAATTCCAGCGCTCGCCTTGATGGGACCGCTTCTGGTCCGGGCGTTTGTCAACCGCGAACATGACGGCTGGCGGATCTTGTTTGCGGACCCGGGAGTTCCGTTCGGATACCAAAGCGCAGCGCCGTGGCAAAACCTTTTGGGACTGCCGGTCAGCCAAGCTCTGCCCGATTTCTCAGCGGGCTGGGGCGCGTTCCTCAGCGCACTACTGCCATATGCTATCGGGGCGATAGTGCTGGTGGGTGCGTTGCTTGCGCTGCTACGTTCCGGACGCCGGGGCACAATCGTGCGGTTGCTTTGGGTCACCGCGCTCATTGGTTTTGCTACCGCAGTCATTAGCTCCAAGGTCATCGTTGCTAGCGGTGCCACCGCAGGGGTTACCGGGTGGGCCGGAGCGGGTATCTCGTTGGGGTACCTAGCCCTTCTTGGTGCGTGTGCGATCGGTGTGACGGATCTGAGCCTCAAGGCGAGCTCAACCAACTTTGGTTGGCGCCAGATCAGCCTTGGACTTGCCACAATATTGGTCTTTGCCGTTCCCATAGGTGCGCTGGTGACCTGGTCCACTGACCGCTCATTTGCCGAGCACGCCACCGCGTTGGAGCAGCTGGACCGTAATATTGTGCCGGCAGTTGCGCAACAGATGCAGACCTCTGGACGCCAGGCCCGCGTCCTTGCGATTAGCCCGGACAGCGCCGAAAGCGTGGATTACCAACTCTTTCACCGCGACGGCTCACAAATGCTTGAGGCCTCAACCGTGGTCAACATTTCACACATGTCTGGCCGCCCGGATGACATTGCCCAACTTGTTGCCCACCTGAGCCGGGGACTTGAACCGGAAGATCAGCAGCCCGCCGCCCTTCGCCTTGGCGCCATGGGGGTAGGTGCGGTTCTGGTTCCAGCCGGAACCAACCCGGAGATCGCCAACCTCGTTGGCCGCCTCGACACGATCGTGGGACTGCAGCGGGTCACGGAAAATGAAACCGGGACCGTGTGGCGAGTTGAACCACAAGAGGTCAGGGTCGATCTTGAAAGCCTGCAATCGACCTTGGGTGACAAGGAAGATCACCAAAATAATGCCATCATCTTGCCTGCTGAACCGGCATGGGCAGTCCTGTACGATCGCACCGGTGGCATCATCTTTGACAATGCCCGGCCACTTGCGGCAACTCGGTTGGCCGTCAGCGCAGAACTTGAACCCGCCACAACGGATCAGGTGATCGTAATCGCCGAGAACGCCGCGCCGGGTTGGACCGCCACGATTAATGGATCCGTGGTGCCACGAGTAACGGTCAATGGCAAGCAAGGTTTTGAACTGACAGAGTTCGCCGCAACGGGCGGAACCCTTGAAATCTCTTATGAACGAGCATCGCAAATCCCATGGCTGGTCCTGCAAGGAACCGTCCTGGTGGTATTTGGTTTGCTAGCTATCCCAATGCGTAGAAAGGGCGTGTGA
- a CDS encoding DUF5719 family protein has translation MSDQDLTPEGTNNEATSEPAVPDVSQDQPDAPEISEPAQASATTNVPAAEPQTEAAAKTAPEPKPTPPAAKKSAAKMAKKNATKNAKQQRTRKVTVGQVLTGLLVVALAVGLGLFGQRVTVPIPEVLAMGTDVSVDAASAALICPTPVAEAKQPKGQDNQELSNAGNNKTEDGSISQDAAEATDQGAGDAGEEAEEDAKPADDFDADQGTTKNTVQTALLGRGGEVSYLDLGVPTDIQSTEESDQPFEPQVIDPVSALEPSAQSTMTGFNSGLAISTVARALTDPAKGQFTAATQSSVTSEGDALGIAAATCGTAATEHWLVGGGTSLGTSSKLVVQNPGLTAATVTLTVWGPGGRVPLSGLETLLVPAGKQVSVFLEGIAAEQRRTAVHVSSTGSLVSAYLQVNTLDGITAKGIDYVTPGSAPARVQVMTGVTLTGSEGTTGEPSVVRIVSPDFTEIVNLGDETAEEAADVGTQVIGTAAISLLGPEGRFALFGADQIDLTAGAVTDVELTGVPAGNYTVVIDSEVPIIAATRVSIEGTQDPERPLFGIPQDFAWIHSSDVLSGPEQGTEGGPADGQVAAMDELLDQTALQPRSVSSVVATIADLESKVVLAALPNVTDTADLPAALAKIPHVYATDAQAESEQETAEEQALREAWVADQRVAITTYSEAGAVLEQREIKLAVGQTLELEMTDLGGDQVHAVLVEPQQDAIIDWAVVTTSSDLNAAIGVLRPVVAEDEPMEVRVTRSLSVGIK, from the coding sequence ATGAGCGATCAAGATCTAACGCCTGAAGGCACCAACAACGAGGCCACCTCAGAGCCAGCCGTGCCGGACGTGTCCCAAGACCAGCCGGACGCGCCGGAAATTTCCGAGCCTGCCCAGGCATCGGCCACAACAAACGTGCCAGCGGCCGAGCCGCAAACTGAAGCCGCAGCCAAGACCGCGCCCGAGCCAAAACCAACGCCTCCGGCCGCCAAGAAGAGCGCGGCCAAGATGGCCAAAAAGAACGCCACCAAGAATGCCAAGCAACAGCGCACGCGCAAAGTCACCGTGGGGCAGGTCCTGACCGGACTGCTCGTGGTGGCGCTGGCCGTTGGTTTGGGACTGTTTGGGCAGCGCGTCACGGTGCCTATTCCTGAGGTGCTGGCAATGGGCACGGATGTGTCGGTTGATGCGGCATCGGCAGCGTTGATCTGTCCCACCCCGGTCGCTGAGGCTAAGCAGCCAAAGGGCCAGGACAACCAAGAACTTTCGAACGCCGGCAATAACAAGACCGAAGACGGGTCAATCTCCCAAGACGCTGCCGAGGCAACCGATCAGGGCGCCGGCGACGCAGGGGAAGAAGCAGAGGAAGACGCTAAGCCAGCCGATGATTTTGATGCCGACCAAGGCACCACCAAAAATACGGTGCAAACCGCGTTGCTTGGCCGTGGCGGTGAGGTTAGCTACCTTGACCTTGGTGTCCCCACTGACATCCAAAGCACGGAAGAGTCGGACCAACCCTTTGAACCACAGGTAATCGATCCGGTTTCCGCGCTTGAGCCAAGTGCGCAGAGCACCATGACCGGTTTTAACTCTGGTCTGGCAATTTCAACCGTGGCCAGGGCCCTCACTGACCCTGCGAAGGGGCAGTTCACGGCCGCCACGCAGAGCTCGGTGACCAGCGAAGGCGACGCACTTGGGATCGCTGCGGCCACCTGTGGCACGGCTGCAACCGAGCACTGGTTGGTAGGCGGCGGCACGAGCCTAGGTACCAGTTCCAAGCTTGTTGTCCAGAACCCAGGGCTGACGGCCGCAACGGTTACGCTGACGGTTTGGGGGCCGGGCGGACGGGTGCCGCTTTCCGGACTGGAAACGCTGTTAGTTCCCGCAGGCAAGCAAGTCTCGGTGTTCCTTGAGGGAATTGCCGCCGAGCAGCGCAGAACCGCGGTCCACGTTTCTTCAACCGGGTCCCTCGTTTCTGCTTACCTCCAGGTCAACACCCTTGATGGCATTACCGCTAAGGGAATCGACTATGTGACTCCCGGCAGCGCACCCGCACGGGTCCAGGTCATGACGGGGGTGACACTGACAGGCAGTGAGGGAACCACGGGGGAGCCATCGGTCGTGCGTATTGTGTCCCCGGACTTCACCGAGATTGTGAACCTAGGCGATGAGACGGCTGAAGAAGCCGCCGACGTGGGCACCCAAGTGATCGGGACCGCAGCTATTTCGCTCCTGGGCCCTGAGGGCAGATTTGCGCTGTTTGGTGCGGACCAGATCGACCTGACCGCGGGGGCGGTCACGGATGTGGAATTAACCGGTGTGCCGGCCGGGAACTATACGGTGGTCATTGATTCCGAGGTTCCGATTATCGCCGCCACCCGGGTGTCTATCGAGGGCACCCAGGACCCGGAACGCCCGCTGTTTGGGATCCCACAGGACTTTGCGTGGATTCACTCCTCTGATGTCCTGAGCGGGCCCGAGCAGGGCACCGAGGGCGGCCCAGCGGACGGCCAAGTTGCCGCCATGGATGAGTTGCTTGATCAGACCGCTCTGCAACCACGCTCGGTATCAAGCGTTGTTGCCACGATTGCGGACCTCGAGTCCAAGGTGGTTCTTGCGGCGCTACCAAACGTCACGGATACGGCGGACCTTCCGGCAGCATTGGCGAAGATTCCGCACGTCTATGCGACCGATGCCCAGGCTGAATCCGAGCAAGAAACCGCCGAGGAGCAGGCCCTGCGGGAAGCGTGGGTGGCCGATCAACGGGTGGCGATCACAACGTATTCTGAGGCCGGGGCAGTGCTTGAACAGCGCGAGATCAAACTTGCCGTTGGCCAAACACTTGAGCTTGAAATGACCGACCTCGGTGGGGACCAAGTGCATGCGGTTCTAGTTGAACCACAGCAGGACGCGATCATTGACTGGGCGGTTGTGACCACCTCGAGTGATCTCAACGCGGCAATCGGTGTTCTGCGACCGGTCGTGGCCGAGGATGAGCCAATGGAAGTACGGGTCACCCGCTCACTATCTGTTGGTATCAAATAG
- a CDS encoding metallopeptidase family protein yields MRSLSGDNKKPSSALDSSARSAHITVLSMATPAPLIRTRRDRRGRGMRGIMIAPIHPAFRTRREHFDETVQNYVRRLEQTWGQELAGTEFAVEDVPPSDPAPWETGGVPMGRYFPSVGGAPNRIAIYRRPVEGRVTEHWGLESLVRDVIVEQVAFVLSRSPQEIDSEYQGG; encoded by the coding sequence ATGCGTTCACTTTCCGGAGATAACAAGAAACCGTCATCCGCTTTAGATTCAAGCGCGCGCTCCGCCCACATCACCGTGTTGAGTATGGCAACCCCGGCACCGCTCATTCGCACCCGCAGAGACCGGCGCGGGCGCGGCATGCGCGGCATCATGATCGCGCCCATTCACCCGGCGTTTAGAACCCGCAGGGAACACTTTGATGAGACCGTCCAAAACTACGTGCGGCGGCTCGAGCAAACATGGGGCCAAGAGCTTGCCGGAACCGAGTTCGCAGTTGAGGATGTTCCCCCATCAGACCCGGCTCCGTGGGAAACGGGTGGGGTCCCCATGGGCCGGTACTTTCCGTCCGTCGGTGGGGCCCCAAACCGCATTGCGATCTACCGCCGCCCGGTTGAAGGCCGGGTAACCGAGCACTGGGGCCTTGAGAGCCTCGTGCGCGATGTAATTGTAGAACAGGTGGCTTTTGTGCTCAGTAGGTCGCCCCAAGAGATCGACTCCGAGTACCAGGGCGGCTAG
- a CDS encoding response regulator transcription factor: MRVPASRVVSIGIVDDSDRDRDVISSLLRQYQQENHFLYKAREFDDGAALLENYQPDFDIIFLDIQMGGMDGMRAATAIRRVDTSVIIIFVTKTAQYATSGYSVQAQSYLLKPVSYFAFATELSRSLTQLQSQERESVLVGSSTSPRRVDLANIIYLESKRHKLTVHTIEEEITFNATLKAYEDLLLPRNFYRSNSGFLINLQHLVAIHGEDAEMSNGDVLKISRSRKKGLLEALSNYIGGKIE; the protein is encoded by the coding sequence GTGCGTGTCCCTGCATCAAGAGTAGTATCCATTGGCATTGTTGACGACAGCGACCGCGATCGTGACGTCATTTCGTCACTATTGCGCCAGTATCAGCAGGAGAATCACTTTCTGTACAAGGCGCGCGAGTTCGACGATGGCGCCGCCCTGCTGGAGAACTACCAACCCGACTTTGACATTATCTTCCTTGACATCCAAATGGGCGGAATGGACGGGATGCGGGCGGCAACCGCGATTCGCCGCGTGGACACCTCGGTCATCATCATTTTTGTAACCAAGACGGCCCAGTATGCAACCAGCGGGTACTCGGTTCAGGCCCAAAGTTACCTGCTCAAGCCGGTTTCCTACTTCGCGTTTGCAACGGAACTTTCCCGCAGTCTGACCCAGCTGCAAAGCCAAGAGCGCGAATCCGTGCTGGTGGGCTCGAGCACGTCACCGCGCCGGGTGGATCTGGCCAACATTATTTACTTGGAAAGTAAGCGGCACAAGCTGACCGTGCACACAATCGAAGAAGAGATCACCTTCAACGCGACCTTAAAGGCCTACGAGGACCTCTTGCTGCCGCGGAACTTCTACCGCTCGAACAGCGGGTTCTTGATCAACCTGCAGCACCTGGTGGCCATTCACGGTGAAGACGCCGAGATGTCCAACGGCGACGTGCTCAAGATTTCCCGCTCCCGCAAGAAGGGGTTGCTTGAGGCGCTGAGCAACTACATCGGTGGGAAGATCGAATGA
- a CDS encoding GHKL domain-containing protein — MIFEALPDIPRWYTGLAEWAGAVVYIFLMRHRFGGWKRVALIAGALPVFIGVQVLAGTLDITFWVFGMAGAIFSIFAFLYFMTDSTLKDAGYLTARAFVLAELVASLQWQIWVSWMPHKPTLELGSSAFFGSIGLLIGCYGLGFGLAYLAERKNFPQTSWLGVDRSSLVMAAAIGVGTFLVSNLSFVTQSSPFTGSNDTDIFYIRTLVDLAGFVALYTQQTHRSQMRNAMELAETRVIMKSQHDQFLQSKRNIEELNRMHHDLKYYIDAIREEESADRRADYLHQLEDSLSGYESEIRTGNQMLDVILSSKMERCLQEGITMTNVVDGKALEFMDLMGLSALFGNAIDNAIEACLKISDKDKRHIKVSVFTKQEFVMIRFENYWPRPVDFVEGLPQTTKTNRNRHGYGTQNMRSIVHSYKGSITIGVEQDWFTVRILIPRGNQTISF, encoded by the coding sequence ATGATTTTTGAGGCCCTGCCAGATATTCCACGCTGGTACACAGGGCTTGCCGAGTGGGCCGGTGCTGTAGTCTACATTTTCCTCATGCGGCACCGCTTTGGTGGTTGGAAGAGGGTGGCCCTGATAGCGGGCGCGCTTCCGGTGTTCATTGGCGTTCAGGTGCTCGCCGGCACCCTTGACATTACGTTCTGGGTCTTTGGTATGGCCGGGGCGATTTTCTCAATCTTTGCGTTCCTGTACTTCATGACCGACAGCACGCTCAAGGACGCGGGGTATTTGACCGCGCGGGCGTTTGTCCTGGCGGAACTCGTTGCCTCCCTGCAATGGCAGATCTGGGTCAGTTGGATGCCCCATAAGCCAACGCTTGAGCTGGGTAGCTCCGCGTTCTTTGGCAGCATTGGACTTCTGATTGGCTGCTATGGGCTGGGCTTTGGGCTGGCCTATTTGGCCGAGCGTAAGAATTTCCCGCAGACCTCTTGGCTTGGGGTGGATAGGTCCTCGCTCGTGATGGCCGCTGCAATTGGTGTGGGCACATTCTTGGTCAGTAACCTGAGCTTTGTCACCCAAAGTTCCCCGTTCACCGGGAGCAATGACACGGACATCTTCTACATCCGTACCTTGGTGGACCTGGCCGGATTTGTTGCCCTGTACACCCAACAAACCCACCGCTCACAGATGCGTAACGCGATGGAACTGGCTGAGACCCGCGTGATTATGAAGTCGCAGCACGACCAGTTCTTACAGTCCAAACGCAATATTGAAGAGCTTAATCGGATGCACCATGACCTGAAGTATTACATTGACGCGATCCGTGAAGAAGAATCGGCGGACCGCAGAGCAGACTATCTGCACCAGCTTGAGGACAGTCTGAGCGGCTACGAGTCAGAGATCCGCACGGGCAATCAGATGCTTGATGTGATCCTGAGTTCCAAGATGGAACGGTGCCTACAAGAGGGCATCACCATGACTAACGTGGTCGATGGCAAGGCCCTTGAATTCATGGATCTGATGGGCCTGAGCGCCCTGTTTGGCAACGCGATTGATAACGCTATTGAGGCGTGCCTGAAGATCTCTGACAAGGATAAGCGGCACATCAAAGTCTCGGTTTTTACCAAGCAAGAATTTGTCATGATCCGGTTTGAGAACTACTGGCCGCGCCCGGTTGATTTTGTTGAAGGTTTGCCGCAAACTACCAAGACTAATCGGAACCGGCACGGGTACGGAACCCAGAATATGCGTTCGATAGTCCACTCCTACAAGGGTTCAATCACCATTGGGGTGGAGCAAGACTGGTTCACCGTGCGGATCTTGATTCCGCGCGGCAACCAGACCATCAGTTTTTAG
- a CDS encoding glycosyltransferase family A protein yields MSPTLTLVVPCYNSQEYMQVSIDSLLKPGYPDIEVIIVNDGSKDDTARIADEIQAAHPDRVKVVHKVNGGHGSAINAGLAAATGTYFKVLDSDDWLDPDAYQEVMTLLRKLGSEDRELDLLVTNFVYEKQGKRNKRSVHYRHALPRNQIFGWKQARSFWTWQYMLMHSMIYRTELLREVNLEVPEHSFYVDNYFAFVPLPQVHRIGYLDVDLYRYFIGRDDQSVNEKVMIGRIDQQINVNMLMVKHLSQARKDMTLPASLERYMTRYATLVTAVSSVLLLRDGSPNSLEKKNQIWRDIEAIDPDLSKELRKPLVGWVVSRDTKLTRFAMRVGYHASKILVGFN; encoded by the coding sequence ATGTCTCCCACTCTGACGTTGGTAGTTCCCTGCTATAACTCGCAGGAATACATGCAAGTAAGCATTGATTCGTTACTGAAGCCCGGTTACCCAGACATTGAGGTAATCATTGTCAACGATGGGTCCAAAGATGACACCGCCCGGATTGCCGATGAGATCCAGGCGGCCCACCCGGACCGCGTCAAGGTCGTGCACAAGGTCAACGGCGGCCACGGTTCAGCAATCAATGCGGGTCTTGCCGCTGCGACCGGAACCTATTTCAAGGTCTTGGATTCAGATGACTGGCTAGACCCAGACGCATACCAAGAGGTCATGACGCTCCTGCGCAAGTTGGGTTCGGAAGACCGCGAGCTTGACCTGTTGGTTACCAACTTTGTGTACGAGAAGCAGGGCAAACGCAATAAGCGCTCCGTGCACTACCGGCACGCATTGCCGCGCAACCAGATCTTTGGTTGGAAGCAGGCCCGCTCATTTTGGACCTGGCAGTACATGCTCATGCACTCCATGATCTACCGCACCGAGCTGCTGCGCGAGGTCAACTTAGAGGTTCCCGAGCACAGTTTCTACGTGGACAACTACTTTGCGTTTGTGCCGCTACCCCAGGTGCACCGTATTGGCTACCTTGACGTAGACCTCTACCGGTACTTCATTGGCCGCGACGACCAGTCAGTCAATGAGAAGGTCATGATTGGCCGCATTGACCAGCAGATCAACGTCAACATGCTCATGGTCAAGCACCTCAGCCAGGCCCGCAAGGACATGACCCTGCCGGCCTCACTCGAGCGCTACATGACCCGCTACGCGACCTTGGTAACCGCGGTGTCCTCCGTGCTGTTGCTGCGCGACGGCAGCCCAAACTCGTTGGAAAAGAAGAACCAGATCTGGCGCGACATTGAGGCCATTGATCCGGACCTCTCCAAGGAGCTACGCAAGCCTTTGGTTGGCTGGGTGGTCTCCCGGGACACCAAACTCACGCGCTTCGCTATGCGGGTGGGTTACCACGCCTCGAAGATCCTGGTTGGCTTCAACTAA